The Halomonas sp. 7T genome contains a region encoding:
- the gatC gene encoding Asp-tRNA(Asn)/Glu-tRNA(Gln) amidotransferase subunit GatC, whose product MALEDSHVRRAAHLARLAVSDDQASGFVDDLSRILDMVDQLQSVDTEGVMPLAHPLDATQRLRADEVTETNQRDSFQRCAPAVEEGLYLVPRVVE is encoded by the coding sequence ATGGCGCTTGAAGACTCTCATGTACGCCGGGCCGCGCACTTAGCCCGGCTCGCCGTTAGCGATGACCAAGCCAGTGGCTTTGTGGACGATTTAAGCCGCATACTGGATATGGTCGACCAACTACAAAGCGTTGATACTGAAGGTGTTATGCCACTTGCACACCCTCTGGATGCCACCCAGCGTCTACGTGCCGACGAGGTAACGGAAACCAATCAGCGCGACAGCTTCCAGCGCTGCGCCCCTGCTGTAGAAGAAGGCCTCTACCTTGTACCGCGTGTCGTGGAATAA
- a CDS encoding rod shape-determining protein, with the protein MFKRLRGLFSSDLSIDLGTANTLIYVRGRGIVLDEPSVVAIRQSGNMRTVASVGTDAKRMLGRTPGNITAIRPMKDGVIADFTVTEQMLQHFIRKVHQSTFLTPSPRVLVCVPCMSTQVERRAIRESAEGAGAREVFLIEEPMAAAIGAGLPVEEAQGSMVVDIGGGTTEIAIISLNGVVYSESIRVGGDRFDEAITAYVRRHYGSLIGEATAERIKEEIGCAYPGGELREIDVRGRNLAEGIPRSFTLNSHEILEALQETLASIVAAVKSALEQSPPELASDIAERGLVLTGGGALLRDLDKLIAEETGLPVIVAEDPLTCVARGGGKALEMIDQHTFELLSSD; encoded by the coding sequence ATGTTCAAACGTCTGAGGGGGCTGTTTTCCAGCGATCTATCGATCGACCTGGGTACGGCCAACACACTGATTTACGTACGCGGTCGTGGCATCGTTCTTGATGAACCGTCCGTGGTCGCCATTCGCCAGTCTGGCAATATGCGCACTGTGGCGTCGGTAGGCACCGATGCAAAACGGATGCTTGGCCGCACGCCTGGCAATATCACGGCTATCCGCCCGATGAAAGACGGCGTTATCGCCGACTTTACCGTTACCGAGCAGATGCTTCAGCACTTTATTCGTAAAGTTCATCAGAGCACTTTTCTCACACCAAGCCCTCGGGTTTTGGTTTGTGTACCGTGCATGTCTACTCAGGTTGAGCGGCGTGCTATTCGCGAATCAGCCGAAGGGGCTGGCGCCCGTGAAGTCTTCCTAATTGAAGAGCCTATGGCGGCCGCTATTGGTGCTGGACTTCCGGTAGAAGAGGCACAGGGCTCGATGGTAGTGGATATCGGTGGCGGCACCACCGAGATCGCGATTATTTCTCTCAACGGCGTGGTGTATTCAGAATCTATCCGCGTCGGCGGTGACCGTTTTGATGAGGCCATCACTGCGTATGTGCGTCGTCATTACGGCAGCCTGATTGGTGAGGCCACCGCAGAGCGCATCAAAGAAGAGATTGGTTGCGCTTATCCAGGCGGTGAATTGCGTGAAATCGACGTGCGCGGACGTAATTTGGCCGAAGGTATTCCGCGCAGCTTTACGCTTAATTCTCATGAGATTTTAGAGGCGCTGCAGGAAACGCTCGCCTCTATTGTGGCGGCAGTGAAGAGCGCGCTAGAACAGTCTCCGCCAGAGCTTGCCTCTGATATCGCCGAGCGTGGTTTGGTGCTAACTGGCGGTGGGGCTTTATTGCGCGATCTTGATAAGCTGATTGCCGAAGAAACAGGCTTACCCGTGATTGTGGCAGAAGACCCGCTTACCTGTGTCGCCCGTGGCGGCGGTAAGGCGCTTGAAATGATTGATCAGCACACCTTTGAGCTGCTGTCTAGCGACTGA
- the mreC gene encoding rod shape-determining protein MreC gives MPIKPLFSHGPLPGYRLFFCVLAACALMFVDHRFTRMESVRAQMTMIVAPIQWVVSVPSDLLNWGALALSDQQALVDENRRLREQILTLSHRGQRLASLTAENAELRSLLQAAERHDIPYMAAELLSLDNDPFSHQMVVNRGHRNGAYVGQPVIDAFGLVGQVTAVSAYSSRVLLLADASHALPVQVNRNGLRFIVQGTGRYGSVGVLHVPDTADIREGDLLTTSGLAGRFPPGYPVARVTEVYHDPGQPFAQVTAEPSAQLQRSRHFLLLFPPPPEKVDETVWDEDMAISASALHAAQRLSLSSQPVTQEVP, from the coding sequence TTGCCTATTAAACCGCTGTTTTCGCACGGTCCGTTGCCGGGTTATCGTCTCTTTTTCTGCGTGTTGGCAGCATGTGCCCTAATGTTTGTGGACCATCGCTTTACACGCATGGAAAGCGTTCGCGCTCAAATGACCATGATTGTAGCCCCTATTCAGTGGGTAGTTAGCGTGCCTAGCGATCTACTGAACTGGGGGGCGCTGGCGCTCTCCGATCAGCAAGCGTTGGTGGATGAAAATCGCCGCTTACGTGAGCAGATTTTGACGCTCTCTCATCGTGGGCAGCGCTTAGCCAGCTTAACCGCTGAAAATGCTGAGCTCCGCAGTCTACTTCAGGCTGCCGAGCGCCACGATATTCCCTATATGGCTGCCGAGCTGCTCTCCCTGGATAATGACCCCTTTAGCCACCAGATGGTGGTTAATCGCGGTCATCGAAATGGCGCTTATGTCGGTCAGCCAGTCATTGATGCATTTGGCCTAGTAGGACAGGTAACGGCAGTGTCAGCGTATTCTAGTCGTGTTCTACTCCTTGCAGATGCTAGCCATGCGCTTCCTGTACAAGTGAATCGCAACGGGCTGCGCTTTATTGTGCAGGGTACCGGGCGTTATGGCAGTGTTGGCGTGCTGCATGTGCCTGATACGGCGGATATTCGTGAGGGTGATTTGCTCACGACCTCAGGTTTAGCCGGTCGCTTCCCCCCGGGTTATCCCGTCGCGAGAGTCACTGAGGTCTATCATGACCCTGGCCAACCGTTTGCCCAAGTAACCGCTGAACCCTCTGCCCAGTTGCAGCGTTCGCGGCATTTTTTGCTGCTTTTCCCGCCTCCTCCTGAGAAGGTCGATGAGACGGTGTGGGATGAGGATATGGCTATTTCAGCGAGCGCACTACACGCCGCGCAGCGCCTTAGCCTTTCTAGTCAGCCCGTCACGCAGGAGGTGCCCTAA
- the mreD gene encoding rod shape-determining protein MreD, translating to MARAPVVPLIVVWLSFLLALCLQVMPLADGWQVYRPEWIGLILVYWCMRAPSRVGVFHGFVIGILMDLIEGSLLGQHAAILSLLAFLCALVYPRFRTYSLVQQSVLVLILLGIVQLIEQWLRTLTGDFSIHLSFLIPSMISALLWPWLATMLLSLERRLAAS from the coding sequence ATGGCGCGAGCACCTGTAGTGCCATTGATAGTGGTGTGGCTGAGTTTTTTATTGGCGTTATGCTTACAAGTCATGCCGTTGGCCGATGGGTGGCAGGTCTATCGCCCTGAATGGATTGGCCTTATTTTGGTATATTGGTGTATGCGTGCGCCGAGCCGTGTAGGGGTCTTTCATGGGTTTGTCATTGGTATTTTGATGGACTTAATTGAGGGATCCTTGCTTGGTCAGCATGCGGCTATCCTTTCGTTGTTGGCTTTTTTGTGTGCGTTGGTTTATCCCCGTTTTCGCACCTACTCCCTTGTGCAACAGTCGGTACTAGTGCTGATTTTGTTAGGGATTGTGCAGTTGATTGAGCAATGGCTGCGCACACTAACCGGCGACTTTTCGATCCACTTGTCTTTCTTAATACCTTCTATGATTAGTGCGCTGCTTTGGCCATGGCTTGCGACCATGCTTCTCTCGCTGGAGCGCCGCTTAGCAGCCAGCTGA
- a CDS encoding Maf family protein — translation MSKPNSITSTGTLEELAPVLCLASASPRRKALLASIGVSVTVLPSDVDETPLSGELPGDYVERLAVAKAEAAVPQTQLPVLGSDTAVVIDGTIMGKPRDEQEAAAMLTKLSGRTHQVLTAVAVVGPQGVLSCCVTTQVKMRAIHPDEIACYWQTGEPVDKAGGYAIQGLAAAFVEQIHGSHSAVVGLPLFETTRLLCQQGVPIWAGRYRRT, via the coding sequence ATGAGTAAACCGAACTCAATCACGTCCACAGGGACGCTTGAAGAGCTGGCGCCTGTACTATGCCTCGCCTCTGCGTCGCCTAGACGTAAAGCGCTGCTGGCTTCCATTGGCGTTTCTGTAACTGTACTGCCCAGTGATGTAGATGAAACGCCGTTATCGGGCGAGTTACCTGGCGATTATGTTGAGCGATTAGCAGTGGCTAAAGCAGAGGCCGCAGTGCCGCAAACCCAATTGCCGGTATTGGGGTCGGATACAGCGGTTGTGATTGATGGCACCATAATGGGTAAGCCACGTGATGAACAAGAAGCCGCTGCAATGCTCACAAAGCTGTCTGGGCGCACTCATCAAGTACTGACGGCGGTCGCGGTAGTAGGGCCTCAGGGTGTACTCTCTTGCTGTGTGACGACACAGGTAAAAATGCGTGCTATCCATCCGGATGAAATAGCCTGCTACTGGCAGACAGGTGAGCCAGTTGACAAGGCCGGTGGCTATGCCATTCAAGGCTTAGCGGCGGCATTTGTTGAGCAAATTCACGGTAGTCACTCCGCTGTTGTGGGACTACCGCTATTCGAAACAACGCGCTTGTTGTGCCAGCAAGGGGTGCCAATATGGGCGGGACGTTATCGACGTACCTGA
- the rng gene encoding ribonuclease G encodes MSGEVLINLTPMETRVALVENGVLQEALIERSRRRGIVGNIYKGKVVRVLPGMQAAFVDIGLERAAFIHAHEVMPSGTPSDEQQTIGQLLHEGQALVVQVTKDPIGTKGARLTTHLSIPSRYLVYMPDSPHHGVSQRIEDERERERLKALLDKSIEEQTIDVTGGFIVRTAAEGVGDEELAGDMYFLLRIWRKVSERKITAAPPSVIYDDLPLFMRTLRDVMRDDIEKVRIDSRENFVKLVEFAEEFMPEAVDRIEYYPGERPIFDLYSVEDEIQKALGRKVQLKSGGYLVIDPTEAMTTIDVNTGGYVGHRNLEETIFKTNLEAATAIARQLRLRNLGGIIIIDFIDMVDVEHQRQVLRVLEKALERDHAKTKCTGVTELGLVQLTRKRTRESLEQTLCEACPTCSGRGTLKTPETVCYEIFREILREERAYSAETYMVLASQPVVDRLLDEESAAVADLESFINKTIRFQVEQHYSQEQYDIVLM; translated from the coding sequence ATGAGCGGTGAAGTTCTCATCAATTTAACGCCAATGGAGACCCGCGTTGCGCTGGTAGAAAATGGCGTGCTCCAAGAGGCGCTCATTGAGCGCTCCCGCAGGCGCGGTATTGTAGGTAATATCTACAAAGGTAAAGTAGTTCGTGTACTGCCTGGTATGCAGGCTGCCTTTGTTGATATTGGCTTAGAGCGTGCGGCGTTTATCCATGCCCACGAGGTGATGCCCTCGGGCACGCCCAGTGATGAGCAGCAAACGATAGGTCAGTTACTGCATGAAGGGCAAGCTCTGGTGGTGCAGGTCACCAAAGACCCGATTGGCACTAAAGGCGCGCGGCTCACAACCCATCTTTCAATCCCGTCTCGCTATCTTGTGTATATGCCTGACTCGCCGCACCATGGTGTTTCCCAGCGTATTGAGGATGAGCGGGAACGGGAGCGACTCAAAGCGCTGCTGGATAAGAGTATAGAAGAGCAAACGATTGATGTAACGGGCGGATTCATCGTGCGCACGGCGGCCGAAGGCGTGGGCGACGAAGAGCTGGCTGGCGATATGTACTTTCTGCTGCGTATCTGGCGCAAGGTCAGTGAGCGTAAAATCACCGCTGCCCCGCCCAGCGTCATCTATGATGACCTGCCGCTTTTTATGCGCACATTACGTGATGTGATGCGCGATGATATTGAAAAAGTGCGTATCGACTCACGAGAAAATTTTGTCAAGCTTGTTGAGTTCGCCGAAGAGTTTATGCCTGAAGCAGTGGATCGTATTGAGTACTATCCCGGCGAGCGCCCCATCTTTGACCTCTACAGTGTTGAAGATGAGATTCAAAAAGCGTTAGGACGCAAAGTGCAGTTAAAGTCGGGGGGCTATTTGGTGATTGACCCCACCGAAGCCATGACGACGATTGATGTTAATACCGGAGGCTATGTTGGCCATCGGAACCTTGAAGAAACTATTTTTAAAACCAATCTTGAAGCGGCCACGGCGATAGCGCGTCAACTGCGGCTTCGCAACTTGGGCGGTATTATCATTATCGATTTTATCGATATGGTAGATGTCGAGCATCAGCGTCAGGTACTGCGTGTGCTGGAAAAAGCGCTGGAGCGGGATCATGCTAAGACCAAGTGCACAGGGGTAACCGAGCTGGGCTTGGTCCAATTGACCCGTAAGCGTACGCGGGAAAGCTTAGAGCAGACGCTGTGTGAAGCGTGCCCCACCTGTAGTGGGCGCGGTACATTAAAAACGCCTGAAACCGTCTGTTATGAAATTTTTCGCGAGATACTGCGTGAAGAGCGGGCTTATAGTGCAGAAACCTATATGGTACTTGCTTCTCAGCCAGTGGTGGATCGTTTGTTAGATGAAGAGTCCGCAGCGGTAGCTGATCTTGAAAGCTTTATCAATAAAACGATTCGTTTTCAGGTTGAACAGCACTACTCCCAAGAACAGTACGATATTGTGCTGATGTAA
- a CDS encoding YhdP family protein: MIALRSWIRWLLIALAWLLGGLAIFLLIVRLLISQVGGLTPKIEALFEARIGVPVTIDHLSLTLERNDLFLRLEGMEAATLQGQKLFSLGEAHLRLDSWASLLSAAPIFNDARITGAEFHLYQQQDAAWGWPNPAELPDLIASEPTLDLAKIDKWAGIILRQRLWVDNTRVVLHGEQDEVTMHAPMLLLNGDERRTQLEGAVNILETPDLRDDEALPALHMQVEMQPGPQGFSDFSAALQLDMQLDHLLALAAVFRPDYMPHLEQAGGEVKLWGRWHRGRLDEARLAVDIPELTLRHQIQYVVLQDIQASGLWQRDGDGGEAWLSGDAESVEWARPDGISEGPALPMHWYLSHQSDAWELRTSAFELSSLTAWRDYVLLPESVTRVLQTLSPSGQVQGLRVGQREGHWSIDAALTDVAVLPWQQAPGGGPLDAWVQARDFRGRVTFNSAGDSTLHFPGLFIAPMQLSHAQGVVEWVYDGPSTMISGRELTVEWDGAEISGGFGLIRDKQKGQFGLDIDFANVDALEYPLSHWLPVYAFEPGLREWLLNDIGGYVPKGSLQLSLPLAANQTADELSATLALSVTQGHMPIAPDWPRLEQLEGRLTWKDQVLEAHIEHAESHGVEASEGALRMADEQLALSGQLNSNGRSLIKFLQAIPSVDMSLLDDVRAEGDVEGDIALSLPLNAPDTLQMEVNARPQFSSITYQPLELPVTNVEGALTWQQYGDDYALLGNANGRLLGGRIAADVNRQQDRIDLRGDVNTAALFRLIGIPVEQARQVIEGSAEWRGQVQLEPTPKLSLESRWLGVVSHLPEPFAKTAEQAWPWQLTVDIKSGRLDTHLSELVRARVQRLANDELAGELALGGATQPQASPNQSGFHVAAELPEIDPVAWYAALTPLMQDQSVGINNQDSEAPISLRINTPCLRYRSECFGALSASGDLQGQNVGILLSGDFMSGRVEYSPDAERPLDIIISSLEAERLLDMPSKEHSSSAPSPGSWVEAVETQYATSRPIPSWLSDLPNGRLRLAEISLGGGRFGPLTAYWQSDDRRFSLSPVGLTLGQLSARGELFWEGNAINSQTRADISILGGDVGSALEQLGQPVAMRSRSTEINAELAWPGAPWQFNLNRAGGEMTIDIRDGRFLTLDSAPARLVGLLNFDNILRRLRLDFSDVTGQGTAFDRVHGTADVAGGQLMLRGPLRIEAPATSITLTGNINLAQRELDQRLGVTLPVSQSLPIAAIAVGAPIVGGALFLADQLFGDALDRATTIHYRVRGPWTSPQVTLEGPQ; this comes from the coding sequence ATGATAGCGCTACGTTCATGGATACGTTGGCTTCTTATCGCGCTTGCATGGTTGCTTGGTGGGCTGGCTATCTTTCTTTTGATAGTCAGGTTGCTGATTAGCCAAGTAGGAGGGCTAACACCAAAAATAGAAGCGCTGTTTGAGGCGCGAATTGGTGTGCCGGTGACGATTGATCACCTCTCACTAACCCTTGAGCGCAACGATTTATTTTTGCGCCTGGAAGGCATGGAAGCCGCGACGCTGCAAGGGCAAAAACTATTCTCTCTTGGCGAGGCTCACCTGCGTCTTGATAGCTGGGCCTCATTGCTTAGTGCCGCTCCGATTTTTAACGATGCCCGTATTACTGGTGCTGAGTTCCATCTTTACCAGCAGCAAGATGCTGCTTGGGGCTGGCCAAACCCTGCCGAGCTACCCGATCTGATAGCCTCAGAGCCTACGCTGGATTTAGCAAAAATAGACAAGTGGGCCGGTATTATTCTACGCCAACGCTTATGGGTGGATAATACGCGGGTGGTGCTGCACGGTGAGCAGGACGAAGTCACGATGCATGCGCCGATGCTGCTGCTCAACGGCGACGAACGGCGCACGCAGCTTGAGGGCGCCGTCAATATTCTTGAAACCCCCGATCTGCGCGATGACGAGGCGCTACCCGCACTGCATATGCAGGTGGAAATGCAGCCAGGGCCGCAAGGGTTCAGCGATTTTTCAGCGGCGCTTCAGCTAGATATGCAGCTTGATCACCTGCTGGCGTTAGCGGCCGTGTTCCGGCCAGACTATATGCCCCATCTTGAGCAGGCGGGGGGCGAAGTTAAGCTTTGGGGACGGTGGCATCGTGGGCGGCTCGATGAAGCGCGCCTTGCGGTGGATATCCCTGAACTTACGTTACGCCATCAAATTCAGTATGTGGTACTCCAAGATATTCAGGCGAGTGGCCTTTGGCAGCGTGATGGTGATGGCGGTGAAGCGTGGTTAAGTGGCGACGCAGAAAGCGTTGAGTGGGCGCGGCCTGACGGTATTAGTGAAGGCCCGGCGCTACCGATGCACTGGTATCTGTCTCATCAGTCTGATGCCTGGGAGCTCCGCACAAGCGCTTTTGAACTCTCGTCGCTCACCGCTTGGCGTGACTATGTATTGCTGCCTGAGTCGGTCACCCGAGTACTTCAAACGCTCTCTCCCAGCGGTCAGGTTCAAGGGTTGCGGGTAGGGCAGCGTGAAGGACATTGGAGCATTGATGCAGCGCTAACGGATGTTGCTGTTTTGCCGTGGCAGCAGGCGCCCGGTGGTGGGCCTTTGGATGCCTGGGTGCAGGCTCGGGATTTTCGTGGGCGGGTGACCTTCAATAGTGCCGGCGATAGCACGCTGCATTTCCCCGGGTTATTTATTGCGCCTATGCAGCTGAGCCATGCCCAGGGCGTGGTGGAGTGGGTCTATGATGGCCCCAGTACGATGATTAGTGGCCGAGAGTTAACCGTCGAGTGGGATGGTGCAGAGATCAGCGGCGGCTTTGGGTTAATTAGGGATAAACAGAAGGGGCAATTTGGTTTAGATATCGATTTTGCAAATGTCGATGCACTGGAATACCCCCTGTCACACTGGTTACCTGTCTATGCATTTGAACCTGGGCTTCGCGAATGGCTGCTCAACGATATCGGCGGCTACGTGCCCAAAGGATCTCTCCAACTTAGCCTGCCGCTTGCTGCGAACCAAACCGCTGATGAACTCTCAGCAACGCTTGCGCTGTCGGTGACGCAAGGTCATATGCCGATAGCGCCAGATTGGCCACGTTTAGAGCAACTGGAAGGGCGGTTAACCTGGAAAGATCAGGTGCTGGAAGCTCATATTGAGCATGCTGAGAGCCATGGTGTTGAGGCATCTGAAGGTGCCTTGAGAATGGCCGATGAGCAGCTAGCGCTCTCTGGGCAATTAAATAGTAATGGGCGATCCCTTATTAAATTTCTCCAGGCTATTCCTAGCGTAGATATGTCGTTGCTTGATGATGTGCGTGCTGAAGGTGACGTTGAGGGGGATATTGCACTGTCGCTACCGCTTAATGCACCGGACACATTGCAGATGGAAGTCAATGCACGACCACAATTTTCAAGCATCACCTACCAGCCGCTGGAGTTGCCTGTCACCAATGTCGAAGGCGCGCTCACTTGGCAGCAGTACGGAGACGATTACGCGCTGCTTGGTAATGCCAACGGCAGACTGTTAGGTGGCCGTATCGCAGCGGACGTTAATCGTCAGCAAGACCGGATCGATTTACGTGGCGATGTTAATACCGCCGCGCTATTTCGCTTGATTGGTATACCGGTTGAACAAGCGCGACAGGTAATTGAAGGGAGTGCCGAGTGGCGTGGTCAGGTTCAGCTTGAACCAACGCCTAAGCTGTCGCTAGAAAGTCGTTGGCTGGGCGTGGTAAGCCACTTACCCGAACCCTTTGCTAAAACCGCCGAGCAGGCTTGGCCGTGGCAGTTGACGGTTGATATAAAGAGTGGGCGACTGGACACACATCTGTCCGAACTCGTTCGGGCGAGGGTACAGCGGTTAGCAAATGATGAGTTAGCTGGCGAGCTGGCGTTGGGTGGGGCGACTCAGCCGCAAGCCTCGCCAAATCAGTCGGGTTTTCACGTGGCCGCCGAGCTGCCCGAAATAGACCCCGTCGCATGGTACGCAGCGCTTACACCATTAATGCAAGATCAGTCTGTTGGTATTAACAATCAGGATAGCGAGGCACCTATCTCGCTAAGGATAAATACCCCTTGTTTACGTTACCGCAGTGAATGCTTTGGAGCGCTAAGTGCATCGGGCGATCTTCAAGGTCAGAACGTAGGGATTCTGCTCAGCGGTGACTTTATGTCTGGTCGGGTTGAGTATTCGCCTGATGCCGAGCGGCCTCTGGATATCATCATTAGCTCATTAGAAGCAGAGCGTCTGCTTGATATGCCTTCTAAGGAGCATAGCAGCAGCGCGCCGTCTCCAGGTTCATGGGTTGAGGCAGTGGAAACCCAGTACGCCACGTCGCGGCCCATACCTTCATGGCTGTCCGATCTGCCCAATGGGCGGTTACGGCTTGCAGAGATCAGTTTGGGTGGAGGGCGATTTGGCCCGCTAACGGCCTACTGGCAAAGTGATGATCGACGCTTTTCTCTTTCACCTGTTGGATTGACCTTGGGCCAGCTTTCGGCTCGGGGCGAATTGTTCTGGGAAGGTAATGCCATTAACAGCCAAACCAGGGCCGATATTTCAATTTTAGGGGGCGATGTTGGTAGTGCCCTAGAGCAGCTTGGTCAACCGGTGGCGATGCGGAGTCGCTCGACGGAGATAAACGCTGAGTTAGCTTGGCCTGGCGCACCTTGGCAGTTTAACCTAAATCGGGCGGGCGGAGAGATGACTATCGATATCCGCGATGGTCGTTTTCTGACGCTAGACTCGGCACCTGCTAGGCTGGTCGGGTTGCTTAACTTTGACAATATCCTGCGTCGACTGCGCTTGGATTTTTCTGATGTCACCGGTCAAGGTACCGCCTTTGATCGAGTGCACGGCACAGCCGATGTGGCCGGTGGGCAACTAATGCTGCGCGGGCCATTACGTATCGAAGCACCAGCAACATCCATTACTCTTACTGGCAATATCAACTTGGCGCAGCGTGAACTCGATCAGCGTTTAGGCGTCACACTGCCAGTTAGCCAAAGTTTGCCCATCGCGGCCATTGCGGTTGGCGCCCCCATAGTGGGCGGAGCCTTATTTCTTGCAGACCAACTGTTTGGCGACGCGCTGGATCGAGCAACCACTATTCACTATCGCGTGCGAGGTCCCTGGACATCGCCGCAGGTTACCTTAGAAGGCCCTCAATGA
- the tldD gene encoding metalloprotease TldD — protein MTALKSDLDTAVSILLTPSGLDLEALDTGLGYAMGAGIDYADLYFQRTWQEGWVLEDGEVKEASYNIDGGVGVRSLAGEKTGFAYSNQITADALVDTGRTAAGIVRSGKQLSGQAVKAVSVAPFYARLDPLAGLTAEDKVALLKEADRVARAADPCISQVSASLSGTYEVVLVRASDGTLAADIRPLVRFNVSVIAFKNGRRERGSAGGGGRYSMSRLRDEGVAERYAKEAVRQALVNLEAIDAPAGHMPVVLGAGWPGILLHEAVGHGLEGDFNRKGSSAFAGRMGQRVAAKGVTIVDDATLSDGRGSLSVDDEGTPGQNTPLIEDGILTGYMQDKLNARLMKMAPTGNARRESFAHLPMPRMTNTVMLAGQDEPDDIIKSVKRGIYAVSFGGGQVDITSGKFVFSASEAYLIEDGKITAPVKGATLIGNGPEAMGRVSMIGHDAEMDPGIGVCGKEGQGVPVGVGQPTLKLDELTVGGTQSS, from the coding sequence ATGACCGCACTAAAAAGCGATTTAGATACCGCTGTTTCCATTCTGCTAACGCCGAGTGGTCTTGACTTGGAGGCGCTAGACACAGGACTTGGCTATGCCATGGGAGCCGGCATTGACTACGCCGATCTCTATTTTCAGCGCACCTGGCAAGAAGGTTGGGTACTGGAAGATGGCGAAGTTAAAGAAGCCAGCTACAACATTGATGGCGGAGTGGGGGTTCGCTCGCTAGCCGGTGAAAAAACGGGCTTTGCTTACTCAAACCAGATCACCGCTGATGCACTGGTGGATACTGGCCGCACGGCGGCAGGTATTGTACGGAGTGGTAAACAGCTGTCTGGGCAGGCGGTCAAGGCGGTGTCTGTCGCGCCTTTTTACGCCAGGCTTGATCCGTTGGCTGGCCTCACGGCAGAAGATAAAGTCGCGCTACTGAAGGAGGCTGACCGCGTGGCGCGTGCGGCTGATCCCTGTATCAGCCAAGTGAGCGCTTCACTTTCCGGTACCTACGAGGTCGTGCTGGTGCGCGCAAGCGATGGCACCTTGGCGGCAGATATCCGTCCGCTGGTGCGCTTTAATGTCAGCGTTATTGCGTTTAAAAATGGCCGTCGTGAACGCGGAAGTGCGGGGGGCGGAGGACGCTACTCCATGTCACGGCTACGCGATGAAGGCGTTGCTGAGCGCTATGCTAAAGAGGCGGTGCGCCAAGCGCTAGTCAACTTAGAGGCAATCGATGCACCGGCAGGACACATGCCTGTCGTGCTGGGCGCAGGTTGGCCAGGTATTCTACTGCATGAGGCGGTGGGCCACGGTTTAGAAGGCGATTTTAACCGCAAAGGTAGCTCTGCATTTGCTGGGCGCATGGGACAGCGAGTCGCTGCCAAAGGCGTGACAATTGTCGATGACGCTACGCTATCAGATGGCCGTGGGTCGCTTAGCGTCGATGATGAAGGAACGCCAGGACAAAATACACCGCTCATCGAAGATGGGATTTTAACCGGCTATATGCAAGATAAACTCAACGCGCGTTTAATGAAGATGGCGCCCACGGGTAACGCACGACGCGAGTCGTTTGCGCATCTGCCTATGCCAAGGATGACCAATACCGTGATGTTAGCAGGGCAGGATGAACCCGATGACATTATTAAAAGCGTTAAGCGTGGCATCTACGCGGTAAGTTTCGGTGGCGGGCAGGTCGATATTACGTCGGGTAAATTTGTGTTCTCAGCGAGTGAAGCCTATCTCATTGAAGACGGTAAAATCACCGCACCCGTTAAAGGGGCGACGCTCATCGGTAATGGGCCAGAGGCCATGGGGCGGGTCTCCATGATTGGCCACGATGCGGAGATGGACCCCGGTATTGGGGTATGTGGCAAAGAGGGGCAGGGTGTGCCGGTTGGCGTCGGTCAGCCCACTTTGAAATTAGATGAGCTGACCGTTGGCGGAACCCAGTCGTCTTAA
- the yjgA gene encoding ribosome biogenesis factor YjgA: MPKQRPEPFDSDEQEERPSKSQLKREMHALQALGETLIAMKPAELARFPLSDDMLRAIEETSRIRSHEGRRRHMQYVGKLIRKEDLVAIQGVFDGIEQEKEQRDHAFHRLEKWRDRLIDEGDDGVDLFLAEHPTGDRQTLRQLVRNARKEREQGKPPTSSRKLFKHLRETLAL, from the coding sequence ATGCCTAAGCAACGCCCCGAACCCTTCGATAGTGACGAACAGGAAGAGCGCCCAAGTAAATCTCAGCTAAAGCGAGAAATGCATGCACTTCAGGCACTTGGTGAAACACTCATTGCCATGAAGCCCGCAGAACTGGCGCGCTTTCCGCTCTCGGATGACATGCTACGGGCTATCGAGGAAACCTCGCGCATTCGCTCCCATGAAGGGCGCCGACGCCACATGCAGTACGTGGGCAAACTTATTCGCAAAGAGGACCTCGTCGCTATTCAAGGGGTATTTGACGGCATTGAACAAGAGAAAGAGCAGCGCGACCATGCCTTTCATCGCCTTGAGAAATGGCGCGACCGCTTAATCGACGAAGGCGATGACGGCGTTGACCTGTTTCTTGCCGAGCACCCTACTGGCGACCGCCAGACATTGCGCCAGCTAGTGCGTAATGCACGAAAAGAGCGCGAGCAAGGCAAGCCGCCAACCAGTTCGCGCAAGCTATTCAAGCACCTACGCGAAACCTTGGCTCTCTAA